The window TTTATCTCCAAAAACAATATAGCATGCGCTTTCAATTTTGTAAATGATTAAGATAGCATTTAATTAAAAATACTCGTATAATTTAGAGGAGATGTTTTTTAAGGAGCGAACGAATGGAATATGTAAATAAAATAAAAGAGTATTATGAAATATTAACGAAGTCAGAAAAGAAAGTGGCAGATTATATTTTGTCACAAGGTGAAAAGTTGATTTATACGACGATGGGGGAGGTCAAAGCTCAGACAGGTGTAGGAGATGCTACGATTGTCCGTTTTTGTCAAAAAATTGGTTATTCGGGATTTTCAGAATTAAAGATTGATATTGCCAAAGAAGATTTTAGTCAAATGAAAGAGCAAGAACAGGTGGCAGATTTATTTGAGCATGCGGCGCGTCAATTAGTTACAGCTATTGACGAAACTAAGCATTCTTTTGAGATGGATAAGATTGATGAGGTTAGCCAGTTAATTGTGAGTGCCCGTCATGTATATATTTATGGGGTAGGAGCGAGTGGTCAGAGTGGCTTGGATTTGGAACGTATGCTCATTAAGGTAGGCATTCCCTCTACAGCCATCATTGATTCGCATTATCAAGCGCAATCAGCAACTATTGTGACGCCACAAGATGTCGTTATTGTGTTCTCGTTATCAGGTAAGACAAAAGATACCTTTGATACAGTCAAGATTGCTAAAGATAAAGGGGCAAATATTGTCGTCATTACGAGTTATGGTTTATCACCAATTGCTCAATTAGCCGATGTCGTTTTGAAGACAGCCATTGAGGAACATTTATTAAATGGGGGTTCCTTAGCAGGTCGTATCTCACAATTATTTTTAAGTGACGTGTTGGTTAGAAATATTGAAGACAAGTTTGCCACAGGTAAAGAAGATTTAAGAGCAGAAGTCTTGCGTTCGGTGATGAATAAGATGATATAAAAAAATGTTGGTAACGAGTTTTTTTAGCGCGTTATCAACATTTTTTATTATATTTTAATTTGGCGTTTTTATACGTTCAATATTATAGAACAACTCTAAAATTGTGATCAACTTCTGCTTTGATTACGGGATGTTTTTTTAAGTAGTCGGCAATTAATTCTGTCATATCGACTTGGATTTCTTTAATAATTTTATCCACATGAAACATGTGATAATTTCCCCCACCAATTGCACGATAATGATTGGTTACAACTTCTAATTCCTGATCATCTGTGATAGGTTGATTTTCAAATAATAGCTCTGTTATTCGTTGGCCGGAAGGTTGCTTCATATCAATTGTGTAGTCAATTCCTTCATACATATCATAATTATAATATTGTGGCTTTGGATGAATATAATCAGGATTAAAAATAATTTCTCCATCTTGTACTGCTAAGTAGTTGGCTGTTTGTTCTAAAGCAGCTCTTAATTCTTTTCCGGTTATTTTTATGACGGCCAGCGTATTGGGATAGATATAATTAGTTATAATATCACGCATGGTAATCGATTGATCAAACCCTTTTCCTTCATTGTTAAAAAGAGCGGTTCCAGAGATTTTAACCCCACTAGCAAACTGTTGAACATGATGGATAAATTCAATGTAAGGATGTTCCTTTAAGCGGGCTTGCATGGGGTCGATAATTCGCATATCTCCCTCGACAGTTCCTAGTTGTTGATCTAACCAATCTTCTAGGGCGGATTCAGCTGGTTCAATGGCTGATATGATTTGTGAGTCAGCTTCAACCTTGTCTAGAGAGTGTATCCTAGCGCTACTCTCTGTAATTGTGACTGTATTATTTGTTTTTTCTACAGTTAATTGGATTTCTCCAATGTGACTGCCACGATAGCCTGGTTGTACCACGGGAATACCATTGACTTTTGTTGCGATTATCCGGTGCTGATGGCCGGTAAAAAGGGCATCAATGCCATCAACTTCTTGTAATAATTGATAGCCCTCGTTTTCCCCAGTCAACGCTTCTGTCGCATTGCCGGTGGCTAAGTCCTTTTCGAACCCTCCGTGGTAACTAACCACAA is drawn from Vagococcus xieshaowenii and contains these coding sequences:
- a CDS encoding bifunctional metallophosphatase/5'-nucleotidase — its product is MKITFLETSDLHGYIYPTDYSNKKDLPLGAAKAFAKLKEQREQADGPVIMIENGDFIQGSPLSYYLAKEHNTSQELSNLINLMDYDVQIIGNHEFNYGMDYLNEFINHCHAPILAANILNEKGQPYFGKAYEIIEKQGIEIAILGLTTQYVPHWENPETLKGLTFESVVETAKKYIPILKQQADIIVVSYHGGFEKDLATGNATEALTGENEGYQLLQEVDGIDALFTGHQHRIIATKVNGIPVVQPGYRGSHIGEIQLTVEKTNNTVTITESSARIHSLDKVEADSQIISAIEPAESALEDWLDQQLGTVEGDMRIIDPMQARLKEHPYIEFIHHVQQFASGVKISGTALFNNEGKGFDQSITMRDIITNYIYPNTLAVIKITGKELRAALEQTANYLAVQDGEIIFNPDYIHPKPQYYNYDMYEGIDYTIDMKQPSGQRITELLFENQPITDDQELEVVTNHYRAIGGGNYHMFHVDKIIKEIQVDMTELIADYLKKHPVIKAEVDHNFRVVL
- a CDS encoding MurR/RpiR family transcriptional regulator; translated protein: MEYVNKIKEYYEILTKSEKKVADYILSQGEKLIYTTMGEVKAQTGVGDATIVRFCQKIGYSGFSELKIDIAKEDFSQMKEQEQVADLFEHAARQLVTAIDETKHSFEMDKIDEVSQLIVSARHVYIYGVGASGQSGLDLERMLIKVGIPSTAIIDSHYQAQSATIVTPQDVVIVFSLSGKTKDTFDTVKIAKDKGANIVVITSYGLSPIAQLADVVLKTAIEEHLLNGGSLAGRISQLFLSDVLVRNIEDKFATGKEDLRAEVLRSVMNKMI